The following proteins come from a genomic window of Thermoproteus sp.:
- a CDS encoding ABC transporter ATP-binding protein, whose protein sequence is MASKALELSETPWVREDSLVVAHRLRLWYSVKRGLFSKPIYVKAVDDISLSVAKGETLAVVGESGSGKTTLGRTLIRLLKPTGGRLLFEGRDITDAEESELRKWFRRRVSIIFQDPYSSLHPYHSIGFILEEPLIIHGVPKSERMERVYKALEEVKLTPPEDFINKYPHMLSGGQRQRVAIARAIILNPEFVVADEPVSMLDVSVRVEILNLLKDVQKRHNAAFLYITHDVSTAKYFSDNIAIMYAGKLVEYGPFRSIIREPAHPYTQALIEAIPDPDPKNRLKPRKVAPGEPPNLANPPPGCRFHPRCPFAMDICKREEPPMVEVRPGVYTACWLYVKR, encoded by the coding sequence ATGGCCTCCAAGGCTCTAGAGCTGTCGGAAACGCCTTGGGTGCGCGAAGACTCCTTGGTGGTGGCGCATAGGCTTAGGCTTTGGTACAGCGTGAAAAGGGGACTTTTCTCAAAGCCGATTTACGTAAAGGCGGTGGACGATATCAGTTTGAGCGTCGCCAAGGGTGAGACTCTGGCGGTAGTAGGCGAATCGGGTAGCGGCAAAACGACTCTAGGGAGGACGCTAATAAGGCTCTTGAAGCCCACCGGCGGGAGGCTTCTATTCGAGGGGAGGGACATAACAGACGCCGAGGAGTCGGAACTACGTAAGTGGTTTAGGAGGAGAGTCTCCATAATATTCCAAGACCCCTACTCCAGCCTCCATCCCTACCACAGCATAGGCTTCATATTGGAGGAGCCCCTTATAATACACGGAGTGCCTAAAAGCGAAAGAATGGAAAGGGTCTACAAGGCGCTTGAGGAGGTAAAGCTGACGCCTCCAGAGGACTTCATAAACAAATACCCCCACATGCTCTCAGGAGGACAGAGACAACGCGTGGCGATCGCTAGGGCTATAATCCTTAACCCCGAGTTCGTAGTCGCCGACGAGCCGGTCTCGATGCTCGACGTATCGGTGAGGGTCGAGATACTGAATCTGCTCAAGGATGTCCAGAAGCGGCACAACGCCGCCTTCCTCTATATAACCCACGACGTGTCCACCGCTAAGTACTTCAGCGACAATATAGCCATAATGTACGCCGGAAAGCTGGTGGAGTACGGCCCGTTCAGATCGATCATCAGGGAGCCCGCCCACCCCTACACGCAGGCGTTGATAGAGGCCATACCGGACCCCGACCCCAAGAACAGGCTTAAGCCCAGGAAGGTCGCGCCAGGCGAGCCGCCGAATTTAGCCAACCCGCCGCCCGGCTGCCGCTTCCACCCCCGCTGTCCCTTCGCCATGGATATATGCAAGAGGGAAGAGCCGCCCATGGTGGAAGTAAGGCCCGGTGTCTACACTGCCTGTTGGCTATACGTAAAGAGGTAG
- a CDS encoding ABC transporter ATP-binding protein yields MALLEVRNVRLYYQTTKGILKALDGVSFDLNEGETLAVVGETGSGKSTLAKVITRVWERNVSLVDGEVYLEGEEILHMPEDRFRREVRWRKVAMVPQASMNALNPVITIGEQMIEPFVLQGMPKAEALRLAQDSLESVGLPRDVVNRYPHQLSGGMKQRVVIAMAIMARPKLLILDEPTSALDVMTQANIMNLLKELKARLKLSYIFITHDLALASELADAVAVMYAGKLVEIGSSDDIYAAPAHPYTQGLMSSMPTLRTDKELSYIPGEVPSLIDPPKGCRFHPRCPYFANDKSLKGLCDDREPPSFELKPWTARRHLAACWLYQYKVGSS; encoded by the coding sequence ATGGCGCTCCTAGAGGTGAGAAACGTAAGGCTCTACTACCAGACGACTAAGGGGATACTTAAGGCTCTCGACGGTGTGTCTTTTGACCTAAATGAAGGCGAGACGCTGGCCGTGGTGGGCGAGACGGGTAGCGGCAAGTCGACATTGGCTAAAGTCATCACTAGGGTGTGGGAGAGGAACGTCTCGCTGGTCGATGGGGAGGTCTACCTTGAGGGGGAGGAGATACTCCATATGCCGGAGGACCGCTTTAGGAGGGAGGTCAGATGGCGTAAGGTTGCCATGGTGCCTCAAGCCTCTATGAATGCCCTGAATCCCGTAATAACGATAGGGGAGCAGATGATAGAGCCCTTTGTGCTTCAGGGGATGCCTAAGGCCGAGGCGCTCCGCTTGGCGCAAGACTCCCTTGAGAGCGTAGGCCTTCCGAGGGACGTGGTGAACCGCTATCCCCACCAGCTGTCGGGCGGCATGAAGCAACGTGTGGTTATCGCCATGGCCATAATGGCGAGGCCCAAACTCCTAATACTCGACGAGCCCACCTCAGCGCTTGATGTGATGACGCAAGCCAACATAATGAACCTCTTGAAGGAGTTGAAGGCCAGGCTGAAGCTGTCGTACATCTTCATCACCCACGATTTGGCCCTCGCCAGCGAGCTCGCCGACGCCGTGGCCGTGATGTATGCGGGGAAGCTCGTGGAGATAGGGAGCTCCGATGACATATACGCCGCGCCGGCCCATCCCTACACGCAGGGCCTTATGTCGAGCATGCCCACCTTGAGGACCGACAAGGAGCTGTCGTACATACCGGGCGAGGTGCCGAGCCTAATAGACCCGCCGAAGGGCTGTCGTTTCCACCCCCGCTGTCCCTATTTCGCCAACGACAAGAGCTTAAAGGGCCTTTGCGACGATAGGGAGCCGCCGTCCTTCGAGCTGAAGCCGTGGACCGCCAGGCGCCATCTGGCCGCATGCTGGCTCTATCAATATAAAGTGGGCAGTTCGTAG
- a CDS encoding ABC transporter permease, whose amino-acid sequence MAARREFRILGMTPGEIWRGFISSVTGKVAFAFFAIMVAFSIYALVALPPNFGALWNTPSYWQVNPKYAPPAWINAFTGNAYAPQLAITNFNFTGGSSGGVGYAIVTFNVDYTYSTPWRNLYLIVRNPNVYNATSVAYLTVTRPDGKTIQLGPIAVNSQFIGLGLTPQLISQVDAFYQTNFGLPNAVPAGSSAIPYIFYTVQNGKLVPLNGIYKFTLTIYTFSSSTTIGKKDLSVVLEGEVFGLMGTDFLGHDLWLGLLAGFPIDLAVGLITAAIVVVLAILIGVVAAFYGGLVDEILTRVTDFFILLPAFPLLIVFSVMFQWNIWDAIVFLAAVSWGGSARVVRAMVMQIKTSQFIESAMAAGASRAWILRNHILPMVMPYTLYLFVVNVPGGILTLSAINFFNLAGAELPTWGNILAYANEFGALTSGYWWWVVPPGLLITFVAVTFIFVAMGLEPVVNPRLRHA is encoded by the coding sequence ATGGCGGCCAGGCGGGAATTTAGAATACTCGGGATGACGCCGGGCGAGATATGGCGAGGCTTCATCTCGTCGGTCACGGGCAAAGTCGCATTTGCCTTCTTCGCCATAATGGTGGCCTTCTCCATTTACGCCCTAGTGGCGCTTCCCCCCAACTTCGGCGCCCTTTGGAATACCCCCTCCTACTGGCAGGTAAACCCCAAATACGCCCCGCCCGCGTGGATCAACGCGTTTACTGGCAACGCCTATGCCCCCCAGCTGGCGATTACAAACTTCAACTTCACGGGCGGATCTAGCGGAGGCGTCGGATATGCGATAGTTACCTTCAATGTGGACTACACGTACTCCACACCGTGGAGGAACCTGTACTTAATAGTGAGGAACCCCAACGTGTACAACGCCACGTCGGTGGCCTACTTGACGGTGACGAGACCCGACGGGAAGACCATCCAGCTCGGCCCCATCGCCGTGAACAGCCAGTTCATAGGCCTGGGCCTCACGCCGCAGTTGATCTCCCAGGTAGATGCGTTCTACCAGACGAATTTCGGCCTCCCCAATGCGGTCCCCGCAGGCTCCTCGGCTATACCCTATATATTCTATACCGTACAAAACGGCAAGCTCGTCCCGTTGAACGGCATATATAAATTCACGCTAACTATATATACATTTAGTTCATCCACGACAATAGGTAAAAAGGACCTTTCTGTAGTGCTGGAGGGCGAGGTCTTCGGCCTCATGGGCACCGACTTCCTGGGCCACGACCTCTGGCTGGGCCTCCTGGCTGGCTTCCCCATAGACCTCGCCGTGGGCTTAATAACGGCCGCCATAGTGGTGGTGTTGGCTATACTGATAGGCGTCGTCGCTGCGTTCTATGGCGGACTTGTAGACGAGATTCTGACTAGGGTCACCGACTTCTTCATATTGTTACCGGCGTTCCCGCTTTTGATAGTCTTCTCGGTGATGTTCCAGTGGAACATATGGGACGCCATAGTCTTCCTGGCGGCGGTCTCGTGGGGAGGCTCGGCGCGTGTGGTTAGAGCTATGGTCATGCAGATAAAGACGTCTCAATTTATCGAATCGGCGATGGCCGCCGGGGCGAGCAGAGCTTGGATTCTTAGAAACCACATCTTGCCCATGGTCATGCCCTACACTCTATACCTCTTTGTGGTCAACGTGCCGGGCGGCATACTGACCCTATCTGCAATAAACTTCTTCAACCTGGCCGGAGCCGAACTGCCCACGTGGGGCAACATATTAGCTTACGCCAACGAGTTCGGCGCCTTGACGTCGGGCTACTGGTGGTGGGTAGTGCCGCCTGGGCTTCTGATAACCTTCGTGGCAGTTACGTTTATATTTGTGGCCATGGGCCTAGAGCCCGTGGTGAACCCGAGGCTTAGACACGCGTGA
- a CDS encoding ABC transporter permease: MGLFRTLGIRAANLVVLLFVVLFVISYALSGPAAKLLETQIQLEARALVSQLAKSGHYTPAQIQELYNTLVDQLTKAYGLDKPMYIRVFYIMYNMLIFNWGYSYFPDIYGIASGRVADIITSALPGTVLLDTFGILLSAFIGIQIGLRSALRYGSKRDRAVMYYGAVSNGLPQWWVGILLLLVFSFYLQTVKSPIYFPSGGILSPQYYSMWFTSPLSVLTNPNALADLLWHFALPLATVLIVNVGGWAYFARTVTLNTAQEDFVTFAKIKGLPDGRITSRYILRPAAPAIMTSILLSLPFIIFGGFIITEAVFRWWGLGYVYNLAIFAPTPDMPVIVALTYASTLLYIALVLVLEVLYIVLDPRIRSE, encoded by the coding sequence ATGGGTCTATTTAGAACCTTGGGGATTAGAGCGGCTAATCTAGTCGTGTTATTATTCGTCGTGCTTTTCGTAATTTCCTACGCCCTTTCGGGACCTGCGGCAAAGCTGTTAGAGACACAAATTCAGCTGGAGGCAAGAGCTTTGGTGTCACAGTTGGCCAAAAGTGGCCACTACACGCCGGCGCAAATACAAGAGCTTTACAACACGCTTGTAGACCAGCTCACCAAGGCGTATGGTCTCGATAAGCCTATGTACATCAGAGTCTTTTATATAATGTACAACATGCTTATATTCAACTGGGGCTATTCCTATTTCCCCGACATATACGGCATCGCCTCTGGGAGGGTCGCCGACATAATCACGTCGGCTCTGCCGGGCACCGTGCTTCTGGATACCTTTGGCATACTCCTCAGCGCGTTCATAGGGATACAGATAGGGCTCCGGTCGGCTTTGAGATATGGGAGCAAGAGGGATAGGGCAGTTATGTACTACGGAGCTGTCTCGAACGGACTGCCGCAGTGGTGGGTAGGGATATTGCTCCTCTTGGTCTTCAGTTTTTACCTCCAGACGGTCAAGTCACCCATCTACTTCCCGTCGGGGGGCATCTTGAGCCCCCAGTACTACTCGATGTGGTTCACCTCGCCCCTGTCGGTCTTGACCAACCCCAACGCGCTTGCAGACCTCCTATGGCACTTCGCGCTCCCCCTCGCCACCGTGCTGATAGTAAACGTAGGCGGCTGGGCCTACTTCGCGAGGACCGTTACTCTAAACACTGCCCAGGAGGACTTCGTCACCTTCGCCAAGATAAAGGGGCTGCCGGACGGAAGGATCACCAGCCGCTACATCCTTAGGCCGGCCGCCCCCGCCATAATGACCAGCATACTCCTCTCGCTGCCCTTCATAATATTCGGCGGCTTTATCATAACCGAGGCGGTCTTCCGCTGGTGGGGCCTCGGCTACGTCTACAACCTCGCGATCTTCGCCCCGACTCCAGACATGCCGGTCATCGTGGCGCTCACCTACGCCTCGACGCTCCTCTACATAGCGCTCGTGTTGGTGTTGGAGGTGCTCTATATAGTCTTGGACCCGAGGATCAGGTCGGAGTAG
- a CDS encoding ABC transporter substrate-binding protein, with translation MTSRKTVLLAAVVAAVLVLSAYLAVAQTATPMPQTVTVTEVPNDQVPLYFQSGKIDLHLNPWALPVNVVVQLQQNPNLTLVSPGMISAYDLLFNPYPSNKTFNPFAYRQFRFLMNYLVDRSAIVQQVFHGLGTPMLMWPGPFALNSYVLIVPYISQFNIHYDPTYVNASIWALFKQINQTDPVWHGRILWVNGKWYYVPPNSTTPQPVTIIFFIRNDDPYRYQMGLMFSEALQALGFTIKPIYGTLTDALSTVYGSNPADMQWQIYTEAWSITPTPWDTGAGASFCASWSGNMPGWGEPGFWQYMNATIDNVTQIVSSGNFTSLQQFEQLSQIALSDCFAEAVRVWQVARAAAYPVVNNLKNYMPSVLGLETPYGVKFAYVPGKNSLTVGMLHVKQFPWSPLGWYISMDSYTADDVLGWLFDPFMAYDPFSGEPIPYRGAWSVQLSPNGSAIYPVPPNAVVWNATLGKWVQVGPGHMAKAVIRYYYNGTWLGTNWQDGQPITMADVMMYWYFIFDLAQGAPDLGANAKYIGDLQGALQPSVSTILGVQFFPNGTVVVYSSYWFPDPNIVGSYYAPYYTWSVPWEVYAAMFQAMKDGKLALTRPESRSMSVPQVDLTAPDSAKILAGYLSQWASTGSIWDNGSWACVPGVGCMLNSSQAVQAYQAALSFYNQYGHLFISNGPYILKSIVSTTPQSAVFILWSGYPFNYTYWYSKIYGAVPSVPPNPLASVVSVSPTTLIVGQANTITVTVQGVGLPRAYVYITNPQGQVVYSGTVTSNVPGQLSFTVPASAVSTPGVYTLNMMLYTDRVTVPTTYSATLAAVGAVTVTTSTTSVATTTVSTATTVTSATTVTSAVTTTVSAVPGWVWALVAVVIILIIVVAVLAIRRR, from the coding sequence ATGACATCGAGAAAAACAGTCCTACTGGCGGCCGTGGTGGCTGCCGTGTTGGTTCTCTCCGCGTACCTAGCAGTCGCCCAGACCGCTACCCCTATGCCTCAGACAGTAACGGTCACCGAGGTGCCCAACGACCAAGTGCCGCTTTACTTCCAAAGCGGCAAGATAGACCTACATCTAAACCCGTGGGCCCTGCCTGTTAACGTCGTGGTCCAGCTCCAACAGAACCCCAACTTGACGCTTGTGAGCCCCGGCATGATATCGGCTTACGACCTACTGTTCAATCCCTACCCAAGCAACAAGACTTTCAATCCCTTTGCCTATAGGCAGTTCCGCTTCCTGATGAACTACTTAGTGGACAGGAGCGCCATAGTGCAACAAGTATTCCACGGCCTCGGCACGCCCATGTTGATGTGGCCGGGCCCGTTCGCCCTCAACAGTTACGTGCTCATAGTGCCCTACATATCGCAGTTCAACATACACTACGACCCGACGTACGTTAACGCCTCCATATGGGCCCTATTCAAGCAGATAAACCAGACAGACCCCGTCTGGCACGGCAGAATCCTTTGGGTCAACGGCAAGTGGTACTACGTGCCACCGAACTCCACGACCCCGCAGCCCGTGACCATAATCTTCTTCATTAGGAACGACGACCCGTACCGCTACCAGATGGGCTTGATGTTCTCGGAGGCCCTACAGGCGCTGGGCTTCACCATCAAGCCGATCTACGGCACCCTGACGGACGCCCTCAGCACGGTCTACGGCTCTAACCCCGCCGACATGCAGTGGCAGATATACACAGAGGCTTGGTCCATAACGCCGACTCCTTGGGACACCGGCGCTGGCGCGAGCTTCTGCGCCTCATGGTCGGGCAACATGCCCGGCTGGGGCGAGCCGGGCTTCTGGCAGTACATGAACGCGACGATAGACAACGTAACTCAAATAGTCTCATCTGGCAACTTCACTAGCCTCCAGCAGTTCGAACAGCTGTCTCAGATAGCTCTATCTGACTGTTTCGCCGAGGCCGTTAGGGTGTGGCAAGTGGCTAGGGCCGCAGCCTATCCCGTAGTGAACAACTTGAAGAACTACATGCCCTCGGTATTGGGTTTAGAGACCCCCTACGGCGTTAAGTTCGCCTACGTGCCGGGCAAAAACAGCCTAACTGTCGGCATGCTCCACGTGAAGCAGTTCCCGTGGAGCCCGCTCGGCTGGTATATATCTATGGATTCATATACTGCTGACGATGTGCTGGGCTGGCTGTTCGACCCGTTCATGGCCTATGACCCGTTCTCAGGCGAGCCCATACCCTATCGCGGCGCTTGGTCGGTCCAGTTAAGCCCCAACGGCTCGGCTATATACCCCGTGCCGCCTAACGCCGTGGTTTGGAATGCGACCTTAGGCAAGTGGGTGCAGGTGGGGCCGGGCCATATGGCCAAGGCGGTGATTAGGTACTACTACAATGGGACTTGGCTGGGCACCAATTGGCAGGACGGTCAGCCCATCACTATGGCCGACGTCATGATGTATTGGTACTTCATCTTCGATTTGGCCCAAGGCGCTCCCGACCTAGGAGCTAACGCCAAATATATAGGCGACTTACAAGGCGCCCTACAGCCCAGCGTTAGCACTATACTCGGCGTGCAGTTCTTCCCCAACGGCACCGTCGTGGTCTATTCAAGCTATTGGTTCCCAGACCCCAATATAGTGGGCTCCTACTACGCTCCGTACTACACCTGGTCGGTCCCCTGGGAGGTATATGCGGCTATGTTCCAAGCCATGAAGGACGGCAAGCTGGCGCTAACCAGACCCGAGTCGAGGTCCATGAGCGTCCCTCAAGTGGACTTGACCGCCCCCGATAGCGCCAAGATACTAGCCGGCTATTTGAGCCAGTGGGCCTCCACCGGCTCCATATGGGACAACGGATCTTGGGCCTGCGTCCCCGGCGTCGGCTGTATGCTCAACTCCAGCCAGGCGGTGCAAGCCTACCAAGCCGCCTTGAGCTTCTATAACCAGTACGGCCATCTCTTCATAAGCAACGGCCCCTACATCCTCAAGTCCATAGTCTCCACGACGCCGCAGTCGGCGGTCTTCATCCTCTGGAGCGGCTATCCCTTCAACTACACCTACTGGTATAGCAAGATATACGGCGCAGTCCCGTCAGTGCCTCCCAACCCGCTAGCCTCTGTGGTCTCTGTCTCGCCGACCACGTTGATAGTAGGGCAAGCCAACACCATAACCGTCACCGTGCAGGGAGTAGGCCTACCGAGGGCCTACGTCTACATCACCAACCCGCAGGGGCAGGTGGTCTACAGCGGGACTGTCACCTCCAACGTGCCGGGCCAGCTTAGCTTCACGGTGCCGGCCAGCGCCGTGTCGACACCTGGAGTATACACGTTGAACATGATGTTGTACACCGATAGGGTGACCGTACCCACTACTTACTCCGCCACTCTGGCCGCAGTGGGCGCAGTCACTGTGACCACGAGCACCACTAGCGTAGCTACGACCACAGTCTCCACAGCTACGACAGTCACGTCGGCTACGACCGTAACGTCTGCAGTCACGACGACTGTATCCGCCGTGCCCGGCTGGGTCTGGGCGCTCGTGGCGGTTGTGATAATACTAATAATTGTGGTGGCCGTATTGGCGATCAGACGGCGTTAA
- a CDS encoding 30S ribosomal protein S30e, giving the protein MPSHGSLTKAGKVRSQTPKIPPKPKKNLTPRRRNSRNYRRRIVYAASATQTAEAE; this is encoded by the coding sequence ATGCCGTCACACGGAAGCCTCACAAAGGCCGGAAAGGTCAGGTCGCAGACGCCTAAAATACCGCCGAAGCCCAAAAAGAACTTGACGCCCAGGAGGAGGAACTCCAGGAACTACAGGAGGAGGATAGTCTACGCGGCGTCCGCAACACAGACGGCAGAGGCAGAATGA
- a CDS encoding VIT1/CCC1 family protein: MDSIRELAVDFADDEYTDYRVYSVLAGVEWNKARKDVLLRLAETERRHFDFWLKFAGGYRPTLRARLYPYLLAFLRLLFGATFAVKLLERGEEDAVEKYRKASELMESLEDKKALEEIIADEMSHEKDLIGQLDEAIVKYMSALVLGMADAIIEITGTHAGALGTTSSTLITGVVGLVVGVSAAISMASASYLQTKHEVGKSPTVAAVVTGVGYVVAASLMSLPYFLVDNIVLAFAASLLVSILLALMFTYQGSVYTDAEFLREFAQTVGLLLGVAALAYIMGDLLSAALGIKSLIK; encoded by the coding sequence ATGGACTCAATTAGAGAACTTGCTGTAGATTTCGCCGACGACGAATATACGGACTATAGGGTCTATTCCGTTTTGGCCGGAGTGGAGTGGAACAAGGCGAGGAAGGACGTGCTCCTGAGGCTCGCCGAGACCGAGAGAAGGCATTTCGACTTTTGGCTCAAATTCGCAGGCGGCTACAGGCCCACGTTGAGGGCCAGGCTGTATCCCTACCTCTTGGCCTTTTTGAGACTCCTCTTCGGGGCTACCTTCGCGGTCAAGCTGTTGGAGAGGGGAGAGGAAGATGCGGTGGAGAAGTACCGCAAGGCCTCGGAGCTCATGGAGAGCCTCGAGGACAAAAAGGCCCTCGAGGAGATCATAGCGGACGAGATGAGCCACGAGAAGGACCTCATAGGGCAGCTGGACGAGGCTATAGTGAAATACATGAGCGCATTGGTGTTGGGCATGGCCGACGCCATAATCGAGATAACTGGCACCCACGCGGGGGCCCTTGGCACTACTAGCTCCACGTTAATTACAGGCGTGGTGGGGCTCGTGGTGGGCGTCTCTGCGGCGATCTCCATGGCCTCCGCCTCCTACCTACAGACTAAGCACGAAGTGGGCAAATCGCCTACAGTCGCTGCTGTGGTGACCGGCGTGGGCTACGTGGTGGCGGCTTCTCTGATGTCCCTCCCGTACTTCCTAGTGGACAATATAGTGCTGGCCTTCGCCGCCTCCCTCCTCGTGAGCATACTGCTCGCCTTGATGTTCACATACCAGGGGAGCGTCTACACCGACGCCGAGTTCTTAAGGGAGTTCGCCCAGACCGTCGGCCTCCTCCTCGGCGTCGCCGCGCTGGCGTACATAATGGGTGACCTCTTGAGCGCGGCGTTGGGCATTAAGAGCCTCATCAAGTGA
- a CDS encoding peroxiredoxin, producing MVEVKGPYLGMQIPEDLCFNTDMGRRCFKDYKGKWLLLFSHPGDFTPVCTTEFIEFAKKYDEFKKRGVELLGLSVDTDISHIEWKRQIKQLWGVEIPFPIIADVPDFQVANLFNSIPPGTTTTVRMVALIDPDLKLAWFALYPLTNGRNIDEIIRVIDAVQTTYKHGVATPANWRPGDPVIVPPPHNYPDAEKRLKEPGIECKTWWFCTKRL from the coding sequence ATGGTCGAAGTGAAAGGTCCCTACCTGGGGATGCAAATACCGGAAGACCTATGCTTCAACACCGACATGGGGAGGAGGTGCTTCAAGGACTACAAGGGCAAGTGGCTATTGCTCTTCAGCCACCCAGGCGACTTCACGCCGGTCTGCACCACGGAGTTCATCGAGTTCGCCAAGAAGTACGATGAGTTCAAGAAGAGGGGCGTCGAGCTGTTGGGCCTGAGCGTAGATACGGACATAAGCCACATAGAGTGGAAGAGGCAGATCAAACAGCTGTGGGGCGTCGAGATACCGTTCCCCATAATCGCCGACGTGCCCGACTTCCAAGTGGCCAACCTCTTCAACTCCATACCGCCCGGCACCACTACGACGGTCAGAATGGTTGCGCTCATAGACCCCGACCTCAAGCTGGCTTGGTTCGCCCTATACCCGTTAACTAACGGCAGGAATATCGACGAGATCATAAGGGTAATAGACGCGGTGCAGACCACCTACAAGCACGGAGTCGCCACGCCCGCGAACTGGAGGCCCGGAGACCCCGTCATAGTGCCCCCGCCGCACAACTACCCAGACGCAGAGAAGAGGCTCAAGGAGCCCGGCATCGAGTGCAAGACCTGGTGGTTCTGCACAAAGCGCCTATAA
- a CDS encoding thermopsin family protease: protein MRTFFLLVLLALFAYAQCVTYSGRSFGGGTAYVVWRQPTVVYNADGSPVAYLPGAGAAVFMAGSGQYTASSPLNITLCSGADLLVGNIAVRNTPWGPAAPSGLAYYGLEEAGGLLLPIPYSGSAAMGCFSLANFSAESYTPLGGIQAYSIQLNAYVEAGGGLYWAQTLVRYREGGFEFLDNLWNMTAFISTLRRVGGLGSIANLGPDQYYYYLRPLPNLTSACLEVKASGSSVEFYVNGDLMDSVELPGPTRIVVLPQFNARGLPVDLELVIGGYGADAPIAKALGGYLSLSLYVWNGTAFVEPPSLWSVGLSTKEAIVAHVDPSGVLGVGQPRAEQLKAAEPCVYFLNGSALCGGAMRYLVELYLPNDTYFLWAAGPTSVSLPEIQESAVRYVPVASRLNFTASRPLALRPQYRAEYLISLRTPVGIRDIWVERDAAIRAGDFSFAYGPVAYLGEELAANGALSPSIVVESPLNVSVIYTAVYNGTARDVLGLPSPLSIAVLSCGQEEALAVAGPLGRYEAKIDGVQTLCAARTYQIPVSLYLLAPALLIPKLLRKRNLYKRQ, encoded by the coding sequence GTGCGGACTTTTTTCCTCTTGGTGCTCCTAGCCCTATTCGCCTATGCCCAATGTGTGACCTACTCGGGCAGGTCGTTCGGGGGCGGGACGGCCTACGTCGTCTGGAGACAGCCGACGGTGGTGTACAACGCGGACGGGTCTCCAGTCGCCTATCTGCCCGGCGCGGGTGCCGCTGTATTTATGGCTGGATCCGGGCAGTATACGGCATCGAGCCCGTTGAATATAACGCTATGTAGCGGCGCGGACCTGCTCGTCGGGAATATCGCCGTTAGGAATACGCCGTGGGGCCCCGCTGCGCCGAGCGGGCTCGCCTATTACGGCCTAGAGGAGGCCGGCGGCCTTCTGCTCCCAATTCCCTATAGCGGAAGCGCCGCGATGGGCTGTTTCTCGTTGGCCAACTTCTCGGCGGAGAGCTACACGCCGTTGGGGGGAATACAGGCATATTCGATCCAGCTCAACGCCTACGTGGAGGCCGGGGGAGGCCTCTATTGGGCGCAGACGTTGGTGAGATATCGCGAAGGCGGCTTCGAGTTCCTCGACAACCTGTGGAACATGACGGCCTTCATCTCCACATTGAGGAGAGTGGGGGGCTTGGGCTCTATAGCCAACTTGGGGCCTGACCAATACTATTACTACCTAAGGCCTCTGCCCAATTTGACTTCGGCGTGCCTCGAGGTGAAGGCGTCGGGGAGCTCCGTGGAGTTCTATGTCAACGGCGACTTGATGGACTCCGTGGAGTTGCCGGGCCCGACGCGCATCGTCGTGTTGCCTCAATTCAACGCGAGGGGGTTGCCCGTGGACTTAGAGCTGGTGATCGGCGGCTATGGGGCCGACGCGCCGATCGCGAAGGCCCTAGGCGGCTATCTCTCGTTGTCGCTATATGTCTGGAACGGCACGGCCTTCGTGGAGCCTCCGTCGCTGTGGAGCGTCGGCCTCTCCACCAAGGAGGCCATAGTCGCCCACGTCGATCCGTCGGGCGTCCTCGGCGTGGGGCAACCACGCGCAGAACAGCTCAAGGCCGCGGAGCCTTGTGTCTATTTCCTTAACGGGTCTGCCCTATGCGGCGGGGCCATGCGATATCTAGTGGAGCTCTACCTCCCTAACGACACGTACTTCCTATGGGCCGCCGGGCCCACGTCGGTGTCGTTGCCGGAAATCCAAGAGAGCGCCGTGAGGTATGTGCCTGTCGCGTCTCGCCTCAACTTCACGGCGTCGAGACCGCTGGCTCTGAGGCCTCAGTATAGGGCCGAGTACTTAATCTCGTTGAGGACGCCTGTCGGCATTAGGGACATATGGGTCGAGAGAGACGCCGCCATTAGGGCGGGCGACTTCTCCTTCGCCTACGGTCCTGTGGCCTATTTGGGGGAGGAGCTAGCGGCAAACGGAGCCTTATCTCCGTCTATAGTCGTGGAGAGTCCTTTGAATGTTTCAGTCATATATACAGCGGTGTACAATGGAACTGCCCGCGACGTATTGGGTCTCCCCAGCCCGCTCTCGATAGCGGTATTGTCTTGCGGCCAGGAGGAGGCGCTGGCTGTCGCGGGGCCGCTTGGGCGCTACGAGGCGAAAATCGACGGCGTCCAGACGCTCTGCGCGGCCCGCACATATCAAATTCCCGTCAGTCTCTACCTCTTGGCGCCGGCGCTGTTAATTCCGAAATTACTTCGGAAAAGAAATCTTTATAAACGCCAATAA